One Flagellimonas sp. CMM7 genomic region harbors:
- a CDS encoding glycoside hydrolase family 3 N-terminal domain-containing protein — translation MSLKSLAINIKLLIIGICCLSSCKEQQMDKENSADIIIEQKIDSLLALMTMEEKIGQMTQVRHFDDLSDESDIANKFIGSVIHTQGPLPGNGAAEWQAKFTKLQELALSTRLGIPLLFGVDAIHGQNTYEGATIFPHNIGLGATRNAELVEQAARITAIEAQATGFTWVFSPCIAIPYNEKWGRVYEAFSESTKLTEVLTRASVKGLQGNLLDKHTVMATAKHFIGDGATDSGVEGGEASLNSQQVQERLLPPYIVAVDEGVGSVMASFNSMSGKPMHAHKKLITDMLKGAMKFDGIMVSDWKGYSRFGENDVINAGVDVIMAVEGDLDMYLEGLKSGIESGYVSQNRIDDAVRRVLRQKYRLGLFENPFPDSTLIEKIGIQEHRDVARQAVRESLVLLKNNKNTLPLDKNLNKIVVVGEHANNSGLQSGGWTINWQGSTENYAGATTILQGIKKMAKGNVVYDADATGNHDDADIAIIVVGETPYAESFGDIGGEIDAYEITLTEAHQNYVSNYTNKGVPTVVLLISGRPLVTTKQIEQSDAFIAAWLIGSEGGGVAEVLFGDYSFKGKLPHSWPKSEEDYKGKYGPNFWDDSITPLFSYGFGLR, via the coding sequence ATGAGTTTAAAATCTTTAGCCATTAATATCAAACTACTGATAATTGGTATCTGCTGCTTATCATCTTGTAAAGAACAGCAGATGGACAAAGAGAATAGCGCTGATATCATTATAGAACAAAAAATAGATTCCTTATTGGCATTAATGACCATGGAAGAAAAAATTGGTCAGATGACACAGGTTAGGCATTTTGATGATCTTTCTGACGAGAGTGATATTGCCAATAAATTTATTGGTTCAGTTATTCACACTCAAGGACCTTTACCTGGTAATGGCGCTGCCGAATGGCAAGCCAAATTCACAAAGTTACAGGAGCTAGCACTGTCCACTAGATTGGGAATTCCATTATTATTTGGTGTCGATGCAATACATGGTCAAAACACTTATGAAGGAGCCACAATTTTTCCACATAACATTGGTCTAGGGGCTACCAGAAACGCAGAGCTTGTAGAGCAAGCCGCCAGAATAACAGCAATAGAAGCACAAGCAACAGGTTTTACCTGGGTTTTCTCACCTTGTATAGCTATACCATACAATGAGAAATGGGGCAGAGTTTATGAAGCTTTCTCTGAAAGCACCAAGTTAACCGAAGTATTGACAAGAGCTTCTGTTAAAGGGCTTCAAGGGAATCTTTTAGACAAGCATACGGTAATGGCAACGGCTAAGCACTTTATTGGTGATGGTGCCACGGATTCTGGGGTTGAAGGTGGCGAAGCTTCTTTAAACTCTCAGCAAGTGCAAGAACGATTGTTACCTCCTTACATTGTTGCTGTTGATGAAGGAGTTGGTTCCGTAATGGCGTCATTCAATTCTATGTCTGGCAAACCAATGCATGCCCATAAAAAACTAATTACGGACATGCTTAAAGGTGCCATGAAGTTTGATGGCATCATGGTGTCTGATTGGAAAGGGTATTCACGGTTTGGCGAGAATGATGTTATCAATGCTGGTGTAGATGTGATAATGGCCGTGGAAGGCGACTTGGATATGTATCTTGAAGGATTAAAAAGTGGTATTGAAAGTGGTTATGTATCGCAAAATCGAATTGATGATGCTGTGCGTCGTGTCTTGCGACAAAAATATAGGCTAGGTCTTTTCGAAAACCCTTTTCCCGATTCAACATTAATAGAAAAAATAGGAATTCAAGAACATAGGGATGTTGCAAGACAAGCTGTTAGAGAGTCGTTGGTCTTGCTAAAAAACAACAAAAACACGCTTCCGCTAGATAAGAACTTGAATAAGATTGTTGTAGTTGGTGAACACGCCAATAATTCTGGTTTACAATCTGGAGGTTGGACCATAAACTGGCAAGGTTCCACAGAAAACTATGCAGGCGCCACGACCATTCTACAAGGAATAAAAAAAATGGCGAAGGGCAATGTTGTTTATGATGCTGATGCTACAGGAAATCATGATGATGCGGATATTGCGATCATTGTTGTTGGTGAAACCCCTTATGCTGAATCTTTTGGGGATATTGGTGGTGAGATAGATGCGTATGAAATAACATTGACCGAAGCTCACCAGAATTATGTCAGCAACTACACAAATAAAGGTGTACCTACAGTGGTATTACTCATTTCCGGTCGTCCATTGGTTACCACCAAACAAATTGAACAATCAGATGCATTCATTGCAGCTTGGCTTATAGGATCTGAAGGAGGAGGAGTTGCCGAGGTGTTATTTGGAGATTACAGCTTCAAAGGAAAATTACCGCATTCTTGGCCAAAGTCAGAAGAGGATTATAAAGGAAAATATGGTCCAAATTTTTGGGATGATTCCATTACACCTCTGTTTTCATATGGATTTGGTTTACGATAA
- a CDS encoding PKD domain-containing protein, protein MKLLLKNIKIISILILAISFLGCEEDDALLPEVISSFSFTLNEDTGTVTFLNISEKARTYLWDFGDGTSSTEINPIKTYTSGTYTVTLTASNVAGASSTFEDELTISIPDPPTPLTLPIDFDGTDVDYDIIVGDNIGFTVETNPENGNGNDTNVGQMVTGGGQFQNVQFPLGPAVDFSGANKTIQLELFASTEIAVLIKFEDGADGARDAEVGATHTGSGWETLSFDFATDAVASFIEGDSQNGQPIVPDGQYGKLILFIGFNTNPGVEGTFFVDNIEQIGAGIGNGTCTAETEESISATDLNITWQTNTPAVTEDNVTFAWVDNPDFDGPVNTSCKVGQVTRANNSPFDNLQIDLADKFDFNAVEGLRMKVWSPVPNTPILLKLEEIGNSGNFVEVTATTSVTSDWEELTFDFPSTPTPQFDKMVIFFNFNVADGSTYYFDDLMVYGTPGGGGTCTPETEESIAAADLNITWQTNTPAVIEDNASFTWIDNPDFDGPVNTSCKVGQVVRANNSPFDNIQIDLAAKLDFNAVEGLKMKVWSPVPNTPILLKLEEIGNSGNFVEVTATTSVTSDWEELTFDFPSTPTPQFDKMVIFFNFNVADGSTYYFDDLMVYGTPSGGACVPETGESTAAADLNITWQTNTPAVIEDNASFTWIDNPDFDGPVNTSCKVGQVVRANNSPFDNIQIDLAAKLDFNAVEGLRMKVWSPVPNTPVLLKLEEIGNSGNFAEVLATTSVTNDWEELTFDFDATPTPQFDKMVIFFNFNVADGSTYYFDDLMVYGTPVSGPTPLSSLPADFEGGEEFGGVFEPASVNGSITSNTVSGGINTSANVYTFNKPSGTEFYGGMENVFATPLDLTTTRTFKVKVYSTKPNVVFRFELQTRPDGPNFSIDQSVTNANEWVELTFDFNAVTSGDPGFNPNIYNAIVIIPDFDPGNDPTSTTETYYIDDVILE, encoded by the coding sequence ATGAAACTATTACTCAAAAATATCAAGATAATTTCAATATTAATCTTGGCCATATCCTTTTTAGGATGTGAAGAAGATGACGCTTTACTACCGGAAGTTATTTCGAGTTTCTCTTTTACTCTTAATGAAGATACCGGTACGGTAACATTTCTTAATATCTCAGAAAAAGCTAGAACCTATCTATGGGACTTTGGAGATGGCACTTCATCTACTGAGATAAATCCTATAAAAACCTATACTTCCGGTACATATACTGTAACGCTTACAGCATCTAATGTTGCTGGCGCTTCAAGTACTTTTGAAGATGAACTGACTATTTCAATACCTGATCCACCTACGCCGCTCACATTGCCCATTGATTTTGATGGCACCGATGTGGATTATGATATCATTGTAGGTGACAACATTGGATTTACAGTAGAGACTAACCCCGAAAATGGCAATGGAAACGACACCAATGTTGGACAAATGGTAACCGGTGGTGGTCAATTCCAAAATGTGCAATTCCCTTTAGGACCAGCAGTGGACTTTAGTGGTGCTAACAAGACTATTCAATTGGAGTTATTCGCATCCACAGAAATTGCTGTTTTGATCAAGTTTGAGGATGGTGCAGATGGAGCGCGTGATGCAGAGGTCGGGGCTACCCATACCGGTTCAGGGTGGGAAACTTTAAGTTTTGACTTTGCCACTGATGCAGTAGCCAGCTTTATTGAAGGTGATTCCCAAAACGGCCAACCTATTGTTCCAGATGGTCAATACGGTAAATTGATATTGTTCATTGGCTTCAATACAAACCCAGGAGTTGAGGGTACTTTCTTTGTAGATAACATTGAACAGATAGGAGCCGGTATCGGCAATGGAACCTGCACAGCGGAAACGGAAGAATCTATTTCCGCAACAGACCTGAACATCACCTGGCAGACCAATACACCCGCCGTGACAGAGGATAATGTAACTTTTGCTTGGGTGGACAATCCTGACTTTGACGGTCCGGTGAACACCTCATGCAAAGTTGGACAGGTAACAAGGGCCAACAACTCTCCATTTGACAACCTTCAAATCGATTTGGCCGATAAATTCGACTTCAATGCAGTTGAGGGACTACGAATGAAAGTATGGTCCCCTGTTCCCAACACCCCAATTTTATTGAAATTGGAAGAGATCGGGAATTCTGGCAACTTTGTTGAAGTAACAGCTACAACCAGTGTAACGAGTGATTGGGAAGAACTTACTTTCGATTTTCCTTCCACACCTACGCCACAGTTCGATAAGATGGTGATCTTCTTCAACTTCAACGTGGCCGATGGCAGTACCTACTATTTTGATGATCTGATGGTCTATGGCACCCCAGGTGGTGGCGGAACCTGTACCCCCGAAACCGAAGAATCCATAGCTGCTGCAGATTTGAACATTACCTGGCAGACCAACACACCGGCCGTGATAGAGGACAATGCTTCTTTCACATGGATTGATAACCCAGACTTTGACGGTCCGGTGAACACCTCGTGTAAAGTAGGTCAAGTGGTAAGGGCAAACAATTCCCCGTTCGACAACATTCAAATCGACCTTGCCGCTAAGTTGGACTTTAACGCGGTCGAGGGATTAAAGATGAAGGTTTGGTCACCAGTTCCGAATACCCCAATATTGCTAAAATTGGAAGAGATCGGGAATTCTGGCAACTTTGTTGAAGTAACAGCTACAACCAGTGTAACGAGTGATTGGGAAGAACTTACTTTCGATTTTCCTTCCACACCTACGCCACAGTTCGATAAGATGGTGATCTTCTTCAACTTCAACGTGGCCGATGGCAGTACCTACTATTTTGATGATCTGATGGTCTATGGTACACCTAGCGGGGGTGCTTGTGTTCCCGAAACCGGAGAATCCACAGCTGCTGCAGATTTGAACATTACCTGGCAGACCAACACACCTGCCGTGATAGAGGACAATGCTTCTTTCACATGGATTGATAACCCAGACTTTGACGGTCCGGTGAACACCTCGTGTAAAGTAGGTCAAGTGGTAAGGGCAAACAATTCCCCATTCGATAATATCCAAATCGATCTGGCCGCCAAGTTGGACTTTAACGCGGTCGAAGGTTTAAGAATGAAGGTTTGGTCCCCTGTTCCGAATACCCCAGTATTGCTGAAATTGGAAGAGATCGGCAATTCCGGCAACTTTGCGGAGGTTCTGGCGACCACGAGTGTCACCAACGATTGGGAAGAACTGACCTTTGATTTTGATGCGACACCGACGCCACAGTTCGATAAGATGGTGATTTTCTTCAACTTCAACGTGGCCGATGGCAGTACGTACTATTTCGATGATCTTATGGTCTATGGTACGCCTGTTAGTGGTCCTACACCATTGTCTTCGCTCCCAGCAGATTTTGAAGGTGGAGAAGAGTTTGGAGGTGTTTTTGAGCCAGCAAGTGTCAACGGTTCTATTACTTCTAATACCGTTTCAGGGGGAATCAATACTTCAGCTAACGTTTACACATTTAACAAGCCTTCAGGAACAGAGTTTTATGGAGGCATGGAAAACGTTTTTGCTACGCCATTGGATTTGACCACAACAAGAACATTTAAGGTGAAGGTGTATTCTACAAAACCAAATGTAGTATTTCGGTTTGAGCTACAAACAAGACCTGATGGTCCTAATTTTAGTATAGACCAATCCGTAACCAATGCAAATGAATGGGTAGAATTAACTTTTGATTTTAATGCTGTTACATCAGGTGACCCAGGCTTTAATCCAAATATTTATAACGCTATTGTTATAATTCCTGATTTTGACCCTGGAAATGACCCAACAAGTACTACAGAAACTTATTATATAGACGATGTAATTCTTGAATAA
- a CDS encoding family 16 glycosylhydrolase has product MKYMQIKTIQSVALTCLGVIVMSVSGCETDETQTVATFTNLVLDENFDNDGAPNDQVWGFDIGNGIDGWGNQELQYYTDRPENITIQNGVLLITAQQESFQGSEYTSARLLTKDKFEQQYGRFEARIRLPFGQGIWPAFWMLGADIDENPWPGAGEIDIMEYRGQNPTVLIGSVHGPGYSGGEAISKEYTLQNDRFDTGFHIFGVEWGPEYVNFYVDDVLYNQITPEDVTGPWVFNKPFYILMNLAVGGTFVGSPNAETEFPQTMIVDYIRVYKNNAD; this is encoded by the coding sequence ATGAAATATATGCAAATTAAAACAATACAATCGGTAGCGCTAACATGCCTTGGGGTAATTGTAATGAGCGTCTCCGGTTGTGAAACAGATGAAACACAGACAGTGGCTACATTTACAAATTTAGTTTTAGACGAGAATTTTGACAACGATGGTGCACCCAACGACCAAGTTTGGGGCTTCGATATTGGTAATGGTATAGATGGATGGGGCAACCAAGAATTACAATACTACACAGACCGTCCAGAAAATATAACCATACAAAATGGGGTACTGTTGATTACTGCACAACAAGAATCTTTTCAAGGTTCTGAATATACATCCGCAAGGTTATTGACAAAAGATAAATTTGAGCAACAGTATGGTCGTTTTGAAGCGCGTATCCGTTTACCTTTTGGACAAGGTATCTGGCCTGCTTTTTGGATGCTTGGTGCTGACATAGACGAAAATCCATGGCCAGGAGCCGGGGAAATCGATATCATGGAGTATAGAGGGCAAAACCCTACCGTATTAATAGGTAGTGTACATGGGCCAGGATACTCCGGCGGAGAAGCCATATCCAAAGAATATACTTTACAGAACGATCGCTTTGATACCGGCTTCCACATTTTTGGTGTTGAATGGGGCCCTGAATATGTAAACTTTTATGTAGATGATGTATTGTACAATCAGATTACGCCAGAGGATGTAACAGGACCTTGGGTTTTTAACAAACCATTCTACATTCTAATGAACCTTGCAGTCGGAGGCACTTTTGTAGGCTCACCAAATGCTGAAACCGAATTTCCTCAAACCATGATAGTGGACTACATAAGGGTATATAAAAATAACGCTGATTAA
- a CDS encoding glycosyl hydrolase family 16 — protein MKNKKYTNIHFILLLTLGIALFSSCEREFSDDVEFATFSANGDIFTDAPVGLTDEFFDSFDPNEGANPEGFGTDDNVAFDGSSSIRIDVPAPDDPDGGFIGGIFLDRGLGRDLTGFDALTFYVKGSTTATIGEVGFGTDFGQNKFAVTAQNIRLSTDWRKVIIPIPDPSKLVQERGMFFFSAGTQTTNGFGFTFWIDELRFEKLGTLAQPSPAILNGMDVVQQAFTGSNLIVNGLTQTFNLDTGVNQTVIAAPSYFNFSSSDIEVARVSELGEVSVVGEGTAEITALLGGVLADGSLEVTSAGSLAFAPPPARPAANVKSIFSEAYTPDTNSNFAPGFGGSTTETSITNNNDDFVLAYTNNNFTGIVFENTVDASGLTFLHVDVYVQSAGVEVGIQIRDIGGNQELETNTDNGLPQGDDVDFRFDLTGFTVGQWTSFEVPLGGDLATQKNNLGALILTGGPNFLFDNIYFYTE, from the coding sequence ATGAAAAATAAAAAATATACTAACATACATTTTATACTTCTTCTGACTTTGGGCATTGCTCTTTTCAGCAGTTGTGAAAGAGAATTTTCAGATGATGTGGAATTTGCCACATTTTCTGCTAATGGGGATATTTTTACAGATGCTCCTGTAGGACTTACGGATGAATTCTTTGATTCTTTTGATCCAAATGAAGGTGCTAATCCCGAAGGCTTTGGTACTGATGATAACGTGGCTTTTGATGGGTCATCTTCCATACGAATTGATGTGCCGGCTCCAGATGACCCCGATGGAGGATTTATTGGAGGTATTTTCCTGGATCGTGGCCTCGGTAGAGATTTAACAGGTTTTGATGCCTTGACCTTCTATGTTAAAGGTTCTACTACCGCTACCATAGGGGAAGTAGGCTTTGGAACTGATTTTGGTCAAAACAAATTTGCGGTAACCGCCCAGAACATACGCTTATCCACCGATTGGCGAAAAGTTATCATTCCTATTCCAGATCCATCAAAATTGGTACAGGAAAGGGGAATGTTTTTTTTCTCGGCGGGGACACAAACTACCAATGGTTTTGGGTTTACTTTTTGGATTGATGAGTTGCGGTTTGAAAAATTGGGCACTTTGGCTCAACCAAGTCCTGCTATTTTAAACGGGATGGATGTTGTACAACAAGCCTTTACTGGTTCTAATCTTATAGTAAACGGTCTTACACAAACTTTTAACTTGGATACTGGTGTCAACCAAACCGTTATAGCAGCACCATCTTATTTCAATTTTAGCTCTTCAGATATTGAAGTTGCCAGAGTGAGTGAATTAGGTGAAGTATCTGTTGTAGGTGAGGGAACTGCAGAAATAACAGCTTTATTGGGAGGAGTATTGGCAGACGGATCTCTGGAAGTTACTTCTGCCGGTAGTTTAGCTTTTGCTCCGCCCCCAGCACGGCCAGCAGCCAACGTAAAATCAATTTTCAGCGAAGCATATACACCGGATACCAATAGCAATTTTGCTCCTGGATTTGGAGGGTCTACCACAGAAACATCCATTACCAACAATAATGACGACTTTGTGTTGGCCTATACCAATAATAATTTTACTGGTATTGTATTCGAAAATACAGTAGATGCCTCAGGACTAACATTTTTGCATGTAGATGTTTATGTGCAGAGCGCCGGAGTTGAGGTCGGGATTCAAATTAGGGATATTGGGGGCAACCAGGAGTTAGAGACCAATACCGACAATGGTTTACCACAGGGTGATGATGTGGATTTTAGGTTTGACCTGACAGGATTCACCGTTGGTCAATGGACATCGTTCGAGGTACCCTTGGGGGGTGACCTTGCTACCCAGAAAAACAACTTGGGTGCACTTATACTTACAGGAGGACCAAACTTCCTATTTGACAACATTTACTTCTACACGGAATAA
- a CDS encoding glycoside hydrolase family 2 TIM barrel-domain containing protein, whose protein sequence is MKNNLLRLLLLLFTTGIYAQADKVSVVSNDEGMKLVVNGKDFMMNGMNWDYIPIGTNTVNAAFWKKPDDIIKAGLDTEMSLLKNMGVNVIRQYTGVPAKWIQYIYENYGIYTMLNHSFGRYGLTLNGVWTPVTIYDDPTTSEFLMTEMEELVNGYKDTPGLLLYLLGNENNYGLFWAGAETEDFPDDEGRINFIGESRGRPMYRLMNEAAKKMKAMDSSHPVAICNGDVLFIDIVAEECKDVDIYGTNTYRGASFGDMFKVVKEKLNKPVMFTEFGADAFNAIENKEDQYSQAYYMVENWKEIYQNAAGLGKADNSIGGFTFQFSDGWWKFGFDDRKNADVHDNNASWSNGGYARDLAAPGANNMNEEWFGICAKGATNPRGLYDLYPRAAYYALKDAHQLNPYEEGVNLDFVNNHFKNIQLMDAVLKARGDKAALNGEQSNLLRISNLQAKFSTFSTGGSLITTPDTPDPDDPNTFPNQLGFDHMQSYFIGVEGNPAPNMRAEVNMNVVGNVARNPINEIFYENNSRPIDVSTDQGDVIVSDVNRIRVYQAEFEWNAKEFDLKGFYRTGHYHWGYEGDFFGLYPEANYGPNLDIYNGEILGMEIDGKGPLKGLKAAIGPQLWWGANPTMLFKYKKHIGKFDVTGIYHRDFETNLVFDENGRRVLDANQVRSGVIPFWPTERATLAIEREFGKFGIMMGGIWAGSPLNGTSFQDVRGTPGNYVVFEDRIQANDNWGGKVKVTYEGGKFNWYGQAAAMGLIANGGADQTMTFTGWKLRDTGSGNVTSVFSGFTIAAGNFQIAPNFMWQKPLVDAMPQDVQAPGRLRNNLDDPFSVRGNRETTAGEILLTFDPTPGTWMYEWDNDRSEDAKFAMNLGFVYRHLPTTVDSYIGFNADRSFFAFPNSVPAEDLWEVHSRMVSKLGSDFGLIGNFYYGNGQANGDSERLIKRFGGDVRMIYNNWKVQYTQKINDWGPFDYHRDFNLTYPVQLMLDISTTLGKPDWFILPSTQIGIRGTWRSLNEFSPRYLPNAVPPNTFSQEPIISPVGFGNGNEWEIMTYVHINIGK, encoded by the coding sequence ATGAAAAACAATTTACTGAGATTACTGCTCCTATTGTTTACAACTGGTATCTACGCCCAAGCCGATAAGGTTTCTGTTGTAAGCAATGATGAGGGAATGAAATTGGTGGTCAATGGAAAGGATTTTATGATGAATGGGATGAATTGGGATTACATTCCAATTGGCACCAACACAGTTAACGCTGCATTCTGGAAAAAACCAGATGACATTATCAAAGCGGGACTGGACACAGAAATGTCCCTGTTAAAGAACATGGGTGTCAACGTTATTCGTCAATATACAGGTGTCCCTGCAAAATGGATACAGTATATCTACGAAAACTATGGCATCTATACAATGCTCAACCATTCTTTTGGACGCTATGGCCTTACATTGAATGGCGTTTGGACCCCTGTAACTATTTATGACGACCCTACTACTTCAGAGTTTTTAATGACTGAAATGGAAGAGTTGGTAAATGGTTATAAGGACACTCCTGGACTTCTTCTTTACCTATTAGGTAATGAAAACAACTATGGGTTATTCTGGGCAGGAGCGGAAACAGAAGATTTTCCAGACGATGAAGGACGAATAAATTTTATAGGTGAAAGTCGAGGAAGACCTATGTATCGATTGATGAATGAAGCTGCAAAAAAAATGAAGGCTATGGATTCTTCGCACCCAGTCGCCATTTGTAATGGTGACGTGCTGTTCATTGATATCGTTGCAGAAGAATGTAAAGATGTGGATATCTATGGAACCAACACCTATCGGGGAGCTTCTTTCGGAGATATGTTCAAAGTCGTAAAAGAAAAACTCAACAAACCCGTAATGTTTACAGAGTTTGGAGCTGATGCTTTCAATGCTATAGAAAACAAAGAAGATCAATATTCGCAGGCATACTATATGGTAGAAAACTGGAAAGAGATCTATCAAAATGCGGCGGGTCTAGGAAAAGCCGACAATTCAATTGGTGGTTTCACTTTCCAATTTAGTGATGGTTGGTGGAAATTCGGTTTTGATGATAGAAAAAATGCCGATGTACATGACAACAATGCTTCTTGGTCCAATGGTGGATATGCGAGAGACCTCGCCGCCCCAGGAGCAAATAACATGAACGAGGAATGGTTTGGAATTTGTGCCAAAGGTGCTACCAACCCTAGAGGTCTATACGACCTTTATCCACGCGCAGCGTATTACGCATTAAAGGATGCGCATCAATTAAATCCATATGAAGAAGGTGTAAATCTGGATTTTGTAAACAATCATTTTAAGAACATACAGTTAATGGATGCTGTGCTTAAGGCACGGGGTGACAAAGCAGCATTAAATGGAGAGCAAAGTAATCTGCTTCGCATCAGCAACCTTCAAGCAAAGTTCTCAACCTTCAGTACAGGAGGTAGTTTAATTACGACACCGGATACTCCTGACCCGGACGACCCAAACACCTTTCCAAATCAGTTAGGGTTCGATCACATGCAGTCGTATTTTATTGGAGTAGAAGGAAACCCTGCACCTAACATGAGGGCAGAGGTAAATATGAATGTTGTTGGTAATGTGGCGCGAAACCCAATCAATGAGATTTTTTATGAGAATAACTCCCGTCCTATTGATGTGAGTACTGACCAAGGGGACGTAATTGTTTCGGATGTAAATAGAATTCGGGTATATCAAGCAGAGTTTGAATGGAATGCTAAAGAATTTGATTTAAAAGGTTTCTATAGAACAGGTCATTATCATTGGGGTTATGAAGGTGACTTTTTCGGATTGTATCCAGAAGCCAACTATGGCCCTAACCTAGATATTTACAATGGTGAAATATTAGGAATGGAAATTGACGGTAAGGGCCCTTTAAAAGGACTAAAGGCCGCTATTGGTCCTCAATTATGGTGGGGCGCAAATCCTACCATGCTTTTCAAGTACAAAAAACATATTGGGAAGTTTGATGTTACCGGTATTTACCATAGAGACTTTGAAACCAATCTGGTTTTTGATGAAAATGGACGTCGGGTCTTGGATGCAAATCAAGTACGAAGTGGTGTAATCCCATTTTGGCCGACCGAAAGGGCCACATTGGCTATTGAAAGGGAGTTCGGCAAATTTGGAATTATGATGGGAGGAATTTGGGCAGGAAGCCCATTGAACGGCACTTCATTTCAAGATGTTAGAGGTACTCCTGGAAACTATGTCGTTTTTGAAGATCGAATTCAGGCAAACGATAACTGGGGTGGTAAAGTTAAGGTCACCTATGAAGGTGGAAAATTCAATTGGTACGGTCAAGCGGCAGCTATGGGTTTAATTGCCAATGGTGGCGCCGATCAAACCATGACCTTTACCGGTTGGAAATTAAGGGATACAGGGAGTGGTAACGTAACCAGTGTATTCTCTGGATTTACCATCGCAGCAGGAAATTTTCAGATTGCTCCTAATTTCATGTGGCAAAAACCATTGGTGGATGCCATGCCTCAAGATGTACAAGCCCCAGGACGCCTAAGGAACAATCTTGATGATCCCTTTTCCGTTCGAGGTAACAGAGAGACAACTGCCGGTGAGATTCTCTTAACTTTCGACCCTACCCCAGGTACTTGGATGTACGAGTGGGATAACGACAGATCAGAGGATGCCAAATTCGCAATGAATCTTGGTTTTGTATACCGCCACCTTCCTACAACAGTTGATTCATATATCGGTTTCAACGCCGACAGGTCCTTCTTTGCTTTCCCAAATTCGGTTCCCGCTGAAGATTTATGGGAAGTCCATTCTAGAATGGTATCCAAACTTGGTTCGGATTTCGGTCTAATTGGAAATTTCTACTATGGCAACGGGCAAGCTAATGGAGACAGTGAACGATTGATAAAGCGTTTTGGTGGAGATGTAAGAATGATTTATAACAACTGGAAAGTACAGTATACCCAAAAAATTAACGATTGGGGACCTTTTGATTACCATCGAGATTTTAACTTAACATACCCAGTACAATTGATGCTGGATATCTCTACTACCCTTGGCAAACCAGACTGGTTTATTTTGCCAAGTACACAAATAGGAATCCGTGGTACATGGAGGTCATTAAATGAGTTTTCACCACGTTATTTACCAAACGCGGTACCGCCCAACACTTTTTCACAAGAACCTATTATAAGTCCAGTTGGATTTGGTAATGGTAACGAGTGGGAGATTATGACTTACGTACATATCAATATCGGGAAATAA